In the genome of Polaribacter sp. MED152, one region contains:
- a CDS encoding chemotaxis protein CheB codes for MDSKETKDQKGGRSIVNKDSFIVGIGTSAGGLEALKLFFDNLPSDFNHAIVIVQHLSPDYKSLMADLLSRNTELPIHEVEDGSVIEAGNVYLIPPKKNMTIKNGVLHLTDKPKGFDLNLPIDIFFKSLAVDQQEKSVGIVLSGTGSDGTRGIRTIKEYGGMLMVQKPRDAKFDGMPNSAIATGLVDYVLPVSDIPTELVNFIQHPKSLSTFEDDENSIFKKDFEKLISLVHKKTDIDFSDYKLPTLIRRVERRMSVNKAQTIRDYLHYVFENENELEILNKEFLIGVTKFFRDIEAFNFIKKNVIPELFKNKGPKERVKIWSVGCSSGEEAYSLAILLKEYMDENNIIQDVKIFATDLDKEVIHKANKGSFTQSIVADVSLELLKKYFIQKGDLYNISPEIRKMIIFSQHNVAQDPPLTKMDLITCRNLLIYVNSALQQKIIGTFHYALNPDKYLFLGPSESIGQFSSSLKVLSRKWRIYQNVAPTKTLDMGYYNKTFSSSEQFSREVMSRQTLQDKVLNETLADALLEEFGAASAFVDKDFDLISADGNFRNFFQFPKKRLRSFHILKILPQPIAIALSTALRKAEKESIKVIYKDILVSDDRSNLETITLIVNPVKITPNSLSNLYLILFLAQSNVIDTENAKRNNTAVVQEGFNLSELDKERIVLLEQELMDTKANLQSMVEEIETSNEELQATNEELLSSNEELQSTNEELQSVNEELHTVNAEYQEKMVEVAEINSDLENVIDSTEIGTIFLDKDLRIRKFTPTVKKFFNIIDSDLGRPIAHFNSTFGETDGHTFIDTIYNVLNTGIPYEKEIFHQNKKWYLKRLHPFINSQKNIEGVVISFVDITELKKLEKTLDEKNKFLEKIFEVTPNILYIFNQQTQSNEYANKDLMNQLGYSTEEIQKMGAEMLPTIMHPDDLPRVVKHFENINNSKDGEVLEFDYRIKHKDGDYRWYLSLDTIFERIEGTDFVKHIGVATDITYIKDSEAKLKAANENLEKEVKDRTRQLELTTQKYKRLYNNAPDMFVSVDPKNGEIIECNKTLLDKTGFTRKEIIGSQILDIYHQESQEDAKKAFELFKKEGKVTNKELKINKKRGGFIEVNLNVSSIKDKNGNILYSSSSWRDITDLKQVMSELEELTYASTHDMKAPINNISSFLSLLKEDKKIVDETSLEAIKWIEQNIKNATETLSNLMSVAKARTQVLDNLTDIDVENSFNSVISSFKSIIEKRNITVNQDFSECKTVLFSEPHFNSMLQNVLNNAIKYKSPERDLQIDIKTFEEDGFNCISIKDNGIGINLNEHKKHVFGLFKRATDEHEGSGLALYLIKKILDKTGGDIKLESELGKGSTFTLCFKNNEE; via the coding sequence ATGGATAGCAAAGAAACCAAAGATCAAAAGGGGGGTAGAAGTATTGTAAATAAAGATTCTTTTATTGTAGGTATAGGAACATCAGCAGGAGGTTTAGAGGCTTTAAAGCTTTTCTTCGATAATTTACCAAGCGATTTTAACCATGCCATAGTAATTGTACAACACTTATCACCAGATTATAAAAGTTTAATGGCAGATTTACTGTCTAGAAACACTGAATTACCCATTCATGAAGTAGAGGATGGTTCTGTTATTGAAGCTGGTAATGTTTATTTAATTCCGCCAAAGAAAAACATGACCATTAAGAATGGTGTGTTGCATTTAACAGATAAGCCCAAAGGCTTTGATTTAAACTTACCTATTGATATTTTCTTTAAGTCGTTGGCAGTAGATCAACAAGAAAAATCTGTTGGTATTGTACTTTCTGGTACAGGTTCTGATGGTACTAGAGGTATTAGAACTATTAAAGAATATGGTGGAATGTTAATGGTGCAAAAGCCAAGAGATGCCAAATTTGATGGTATGCCTAATAGTGCAATAGCCACAGGTTTAGTAGATTATGTTTTGCCAGTATCAGACATACCAACAGAATTAGTAAACTTTATTCAGCATCCTAAGTCATTAAGTACTTTTGAAGATGATGAAAACTCAATCTTTAAAAAAGACTTTGAAAAGCTAATTTCATTAGTACATAAAAAAACAGATATCGATTTTTCTGACTATAAACTACCTACGCTGATAAGAAGAGTAGAAAGAAGAATGAGTGTAAATAAAGCGCAAACTATAAGAGATTATTTGCACTATGTATTTGAGAATGAGAATGAATTAGAAATTTTAAATAAAGAGTTTTTAATTGGGGTTACTAAGTTTTTTAGAGATATAGAAGCTTTTAATTTTATCAAGAAAAATGTTATTCCTGAATTATTTAAAAATAAAGGCCCAAAAGAAAGAGTAAAAATTTGGTCTGTGGGTTGTTCTTCTGGAGAAGAAGCCTATTCTTTAGCTATTTTGCTTAAAGAATATATGGATGAGAATAACATTATTCAAGATGTTAAAATTTTTGCAACAGATTTAGATAAAGAAGTAATTCATAAAGCAAATAAAGGCTCATTTACTCAAAGTATTGTAGCTGATGTTTCTTTAGAATTGTTAAAAAAGTATTTTATTCAAAAGGGAGATTTATACAACATTTCACCTGAAATACGTAAAATGATAATTTTCTCACAGCACAATGTAGCTCAAGATCCGCCTTTAACTAAAATGGATTTAATTACGTGTAGAAATTTATTGATTTATGTAAATTCTGCTTTACAGCAAAAAATTATTGGTACTTTTCATTATGCCTTAAATCCTGATAAATATTTATTCTTAGGGCCAAGTGAATCTATAGGGCAGTTTTCTTCCTCTCTTAAAGTATTGTCTAGAAAATGGAGGATATATCAAAATGTAGCGCCTACTAAGACTTTAGATATGGGTTACTATAACAAAACCTTTTCATCTTCAGAACAATTTTCTAGAGAGGTAATGAGTAGGCAAACCTTACAAGATAAAGTGCTGAATGAAACTCTTGCAGATGCATTGTTGGAAGAATTTGGGGCAGCAAGTGCTTTTGTAGATAAGGATTTTGATTTAATAAGTGCAGATGGTAATTTTAGAAATTTCTTTCAATTTCCAAAAAAACGATTACGATCTTTTCACATTTTAAAAATATTACCTCAACCCATTGCAATAGCTTTAAGCACAGCTTTGCGTAAAGCTGAGAAGGAAAGTATAAAGGTAATTTATAAAGATATTTTAGTTTCTGATGACAGAAGTAACCTTGAAACTATAACTTTAATAGTAAACCCAGTTAAGATTACACCTAATAGTTTAAGTAATCTTTATTTGATTTTATTTTTAGCTCAATCTAATGTTATTGATACAGAAAATGCAAAAAGGAATAACACAGCTGTAGTTCAAGAAGGTTTTAATTTAAGTGAGCTTGATAAAGAAAGGATTGTTCTTTTAGAACAAGAGTTGATGGATACTAAGGCCAATCTACAATCTATGGTAGAGGAAATTGAAACCTCTAATGAAGAGTTGCAAGCAACTAATGAAGAATTGCTTTCTTCTAACGAAGAATTGCAAAGTACAAATGAAGAGTTGCAAAGTGTTAACGAAGAATTACACACTGTAAATGCTGAGTACCAAGAAAAAATGGTAGAGGTAGCAGAAATTAATTCTGATTTAGAAAATGTAATTGATAGTACTGAAATAGGTACCATTTTTTTAGATAAAGATTTAAGAATTAGAAAGTTTACGCCCACTGTAAAAAAATTCTTTAATATTATTGATAGCGATTTAGGTAGGCCAATAGCGCACTTTAATTCTACTTTTGGTGAAACAGATGGTCATACATTTATAGATACCATTTACAATGTATTAAACACTGGAATTCCTTACGAGAAAGAAATATTTCATCAAAATAAAAAATGGTATTTAAAAAGGCTGCATCCTTTTATAAACTCTCAAAAGAATATTGAAGGAGTAGTAATTTCTTTTGTAGACATAACAGAACTTAAGAAATTAGAAAAGACCTTAGATGAGAAAAATAAATTTTTAGAGAAAATATTTGAGGTAACTCCAAATATACTATACATCTTTAATCAGCAAACACAATCTAATGAATATGCCAACAAAGATTTAATGAATCAATTAGGGTACTCTACTGAGGAGATTCAAAAAATGGGAGCAGAAATGCTGCCAACAATTATGCATCCTGATGATTTACCTAGAGTAGTAAAACATTTTGAAAATATAAATAATTCAAAAGATGGAGAAGTTTTAGAGTTTGATTATAGAATTAAACATAAAGATGGTGATTACAGATGGTATTTATCTTTAGATACTATATTTGAAAGAATTGAAGGTACAGATTTTGTAAAGCATATTGGTGTTGCTACAGATATTACTTATATTAAAGATTCAGAAGCAAAATTAAAGGCAGCAAATGAAAATTTAGAAAAAGAGGTAAAAGATAGAACTCGTCAATTAGAGCTTACCACACAAAAATATAAGCGTTTGTATAATAATGCTCCAGATATGTTTGTTTCTGTAGATCCTAAAAATGGCGAAATTATAGAATGCAACAAAACCTTATTAGATAAAACTGGGTTTACCAGAAAAGAAATTATTGGGTCTCAGATCTTAGATATTTATCATCAAGAATCTCAAGAAGATGCTAAAAAAGCTTTTGAACTTTTCAAAAAAGAAGGTAAGGTTACAAATAAAGAGCTAAAAATTAATAAAAAAAGAGGAGGCTTTATAGAAGTGAATCTAAATGTATCCTCTATCAAAGATAAAAATGGTAATATATTATATAGCTCATCTTCTTGGAGAGATATTACAGATTTAAAACAAGTTATGTCTGAGTTAGAAGAACTTACTTATGCAAGTACGCATGATATGAAAGCGCCTATTAATAATATAAGTTCGTTTTTATCTTTACTGAAAGAAGATAAGAAAATTGTTGATGAAACGTCTTTAGAGGCCATTAAATGGATTGAGCAGAATATTAAAAACGCTACAGAAACATTATCTAATTTAATGTCTGTGGCTAAAGCAAGAACTCAAGTTTTAGATAACTTAACAGATATTGATGTAGAAAATTCTTTTAATAGTGTTATAAGTAGTTTTAAATCAATTATTGAGAAGAGAAATATAACTGTAAATCAAGATTTTTCTGAATGCAAAACTGTGTTGTTTTCTGAGCCACATTTTAATAGTATGCTTCAAAATGTTTTAAATAATGCTATTAAATATAAATCTCCAGAAAGAGATTTGCAAATAGATATTAAAACGTTTGAAGAAGATGGTTTTAACTGTATTTCTATTAAAGATAATGGTATTGGTATTAATTTAAATGAGCATAAAAAACATGTTTTTGGTTTGTTTAAAAGAGCTACAGATGAGCATGAAGGTAGTGGATTAGCCTTGTATTTAATTAAAAAAATATTAGATAAAACAGGAGGAGATATAAAACTGGAGAGTGAATTGGGTAAAGGATCTACTTTTACACTTTGTTTTAAAAACAATGAGGAATGA
- a CDS encoding response regulator: MKTKILVVDDSIDSRIYVSSILSDYEVLEAKSGEEALDTISKVNIDLLITDYNMPEMDGFELVSKIKQKKYEFPIIIITSLTSLDKKKKMLRLGIDNYVYKPFFKEELINIISRAIVYHKTVLSSKSKLDLDTNDQFEDFKTKTERILFENVDNFNFSIESLAEEFEISTKTLTRRTKAIFGQTPNQLMIECRLNVAQEIISQNPRISLKETAKKVGLKNTTYLKSRLKEKFK, from the coding sequence ATGAAAACTAAAATTTTAGTAGTTGATGATTCTATAGATTCTAGGATCTATGTTTCTAGTATCTTATCTGATTATGAAGTTTTAGAAGCAAAAAGTGGCGAAGAAGCTTTAGATACCATTTCTAAGGTCAATATTGATTTGCTAATTACTGATTACAACATGCCAGAAATGGATGGTTTTGAGTTAGTTTCCAAAATTAAGCAGAAGAAATACGAGTTTCCTATTATCATAATAACATCACTTACTTCTTTAGATAAGAAGAAAAAAATGCTAAGGTTGGGTATAGATAATTATGTTTACAAGCCATTTTTCAAAGAAGAATTAATTAACATAATTTCAAGAGCTATTGTATACCACAAAACAGTACTTTCTTCTAAAAGCAAATTAGACTTAGATACTAATGATCAATTTGAAGATTTTAAAACAAAAACAGAACGAATTCTTTTTGAAAACGTAGATAATTTTAATTTTTCCATAGAATCCTTGGCAGAAGAATTTGAGATTTCTACAAAAACATTAACTAGAAGAACCAAGGCAATTTTTGGTCAAACTCCAAATCAGTTAATGATTGAGTGCAGGTTAAATGTGGCTCAAGAAATCATATCACAAAATCCGAGAATTAGTTTAAAAGAAACTGCCAAAAAAGTCGGACTCAAAAATACGACCTACCTAAAAAGTAGATTAAAAGAAAAATTTAAATAG
- the aroC gene encoding chorismate synthase, whose protein sequence is MSFNSFGNLLKLTTFGESHGTAIGGVIDGFPAGVEIDLDAIQKELDRRKPGQSKIVTQRKEPDTVEFLSGIFEGKSTGTSIGFIIKNTNQKSKDYNHNTNVYRPSHADYTYDQKYGLRDFRGGGRSSARETANWVVAGALAKQLISSIKINAFTSSVGDIFMEKPYQDVDFSKTEQNIVRCPDEESAEKMITKIKEIRKAGDTIGGTITCVAQNMPIGLGEPIFNKLHAELGKAMLSINAVKGFEFGSGFCGAKMRGSEHNDIFNADGSTQSNLSGGVQGGISNGMDVYFRVAFKPVATIMSAQQTINSENEVTEITGKGRHDPCVVPRAVPIVEAMTALVLADFYLLNKTRKI, encoded by the coding sequence ATGTCTTTTAATTCTTTTGGTAATTTATTAAAGCTAACTACGTTTGGAGAATCTCATGGAACAGCTATTGGAGGTGTAATTGATGGTTTTCCAGCAGGTGTAGAAATCGATCTAGACGCAATTCAAAAAGAACTGGACAGACGTAAGCCTGGACAATCAAAAATAGTTACACAAAGAAAAGAGCCAGACACTGTAGAATTTTTATCTGGTATTTTTGAAGGTAAATCAACTGGTACTTCTATTGGTTTTATTATTAAAAATACAAATCAAAAAAGCAAAGACTACAATCACAATACTAACGTTTACAGACCCTCTCATGCTGATTATACTTATGATCAGAAATATGGATTGCGCGATTTTAGAGGTGGAGGAAGAAGTTCTGCACGTGAAACTGCAAATTGGGTTGTTGCTGGAGCTTTGGCTAAACAGCTAATTTCGTCAATTAAGATTAATGCGTTTACATCATCAGTAGGAGACATCTTTATGGAAAAACCATATCAAGATGTTGATTTTTCGAAAACAGAACAAAATATTGTTCGTTGTCCTGATGAAGAAAGTGCAGAAAAGATGATCACAAAAATTAAAGAAATACGCAAGGCTGGTGATACTATTGGTGGCACAATTACTTGTGTTGCTCAAAATATGCCAATTGGTTTAGGAGAGCCTATTTTTAATAAACTTCATGCAGAATTAGGCAAAGCAATGTTGTCTATTAATGCTGTTAAAGGTTTTGAGTTTGGAAGTGGATTTTGTGGAGCAAAAATGAGAGGTTCTGAACATAATGACATTTTTAATGCAGATGGTTCTACACAATCTAATTTATCTGGTGGTGTACAAGGTGGAATTTCTAATGGTATGGATGTGTATTTTAGGGTTGCTTTTAAACCAGTAGCGACTATTATGAGTGCTCAACAAACTATTAATTCTGAAAATGAAGTTACAGAAATTACAGGAAAAGGAAGACATGATCCTTGTGTTGTGCCTAGAGCAGTGCCAATTGTAGAGGCAATGACAGCTTTAGTTTTAGCAGATTTTTACTTACTTAACAAAACTCGTAAAATCTAA
- a CDS encoding heparan-alpha-glucosaminide N-acetyltransferase domain-containing protein: protein MRNSRLYFIDIVRAFAILMMLQGHFIDALLDPVFRNPEFTTYKIWSYFRGITAPTFFTISGLIFTYLLLRAKEKNEDKKRMRKGITRGLFLIGVGYLLRIPFLAWLTGHFNTYFLVIDVLQIIGLSLILIISIYFFSLKKTYLFSAVTLVLALSIFVCEPLYRGISVDSLPIFLSNYISKANGSVFTIIPWFGYVAFGAFVATIYYKNVHKQYFKEIMISIFTIIGIILISYSSAILVYLSKLFDIQLFMDSASYNYLFTRLGNVLLYFAFFYAFENFLKIPILLKIGQKTLSIYVIHFIIIYGSFTGLGLKHIFGKSLNPTEAIFGAALFLVIVCFISFYYAKTNAFLYVQLRKLIDKRKNA, encoded by the coding sequence TTGAGAAACAGTAGATTATATTTTATTGATATTGTTAGAGCATTTGCTATTTTAATGATGCTTCAAGGTCATTTTATTGATGCTTTACTTGATCCTGTTTTTAGAAATCCTGAATTTACTACTTATAAAATTTGGTCTTATTTTAGAGGAATAACAGCACCCACTTTTTTTACAATTTCTGGTCTAATATTTACCTACCTTCTTCTTAGAGCGAAAGAAAAAAATGAAGATAAAAAAAGGATGCGTAAAGGAATTACAAGAGGACTTTTTTTAATAGGTGTAGGTTATTTGCTAAGAATCCCTTTTTTAGCTTGGCTCACAGGGCACTTTAATACCTATTTTTTGGTGATTGATGTTCTACAAATTATTGGACTTAGCCTTATTTTAATTATATCTATTTATTTCTTTTCGCTAAAGAAAACCTATCTTTTTTCAGCAGTAACCCTAGTTTTAGCACTAAGTATTTTTGTGTGCGAACCCTTATACAGAGGTATTTCTGTTGACAGCCTTCCTATATTTTTAAGCAATTATATTTCTAAGGCAAATGGTTCTGTTTTTACCATAATTCCATGGTTTGGTTATGTCGCATTTGGCGCATTTGTTGCAACTATTTATTATAAAAATGTACACAAGCAATATTTTAAGGAAATAATGATTTCGATTTTTACGATTATAGGAATTATTTTGATTAGCTACTCATCTGCCATTTTAGTTTATTTATCAAAATTATTTGATATTCAATTATTTATGGATTCAGCAAGCTATAATTATTTGTTTACAAGATTAGGTAATGTTTTGCTTTACTTTGCCTTTTTCTATGCATTCGAAAACTTTTTAAAAATTCCGATTCTTTTAAAAATTGGCCAAAAAACGCTATCCATTTATGTTATTCACTTTATCATAATTTATGGTAGTTTTACAGGACTTGGTTTAAAACATATATTTGGAAAAAGTTTAAACCCAACAGAAGCAATTTTTGGTGCAGCTCTTTTTCTAGTGATTGTTTGTTTTATATCTTTTTATTATGCAAAAACAAATGCTTTTTTGTATGTACAGCTTAGAAAATTGATTGATAAAAGAAAAAACGCATAA
- a CDS encoding alpha/beta hydrolase fold domain-containing protein: protein MISKFKLFVIISVISFGQLSAQKLYLTDSFKVKKRTFTYHKLKLEKNLKLDLYRPKKLKTIRPLIIYVHGGGFSGGKRNDDVSKTFSTEFTKFGYNVASISYRLTMKGIGFGCSTKADLKIKAFDEASKDLSYAIQYLLKKQKRFKIDTSKIILVGSSAGAEAILHFAYAYNNTILNDDVKIAGLVSMAGALTTLKNINSKTAIPTQLFHGTKDELVPYNIAPHHYCKTTDEGYLELFGSRAIADHLKKIDKSYYLYTVKNGDHSWNSRPIFEAKEHILDFLYFDVLQNKQRKTEVNTSI from the coding sequence ATGATATCAAAATTTAAACTTTTTGTAATAATTTCTGTAATAAGTTTTGGTCAATTATCGGCTCAAAAACTTTATCTCACAGATAGTTTTAAGGTTAAAAAAAGAACATTTACCTATCATAAATTAAAACTAGAAAAGAATCTAAAGCTAGATTTATACAGACCAAAAAAACTCAAAACTATAAGACCACTTATTATTTATGTTCATGGAGGTGGATTTTCTGGAGGAAAAAGGAACGATGACGTTTCGAAAACATTCTCTACTGAATTTACAAAATTTGGCTACAATGTTGCATCTATTTCTTATAGATTAACCATGAAAGGAATTGGTTTTGGTTGTAGTACAAAAGCAGATTTAAAAATAAAAGCTTTTGATGAAGCTTCTAAAGATCTTAGTTATGCCATTCAATACTTATTAAAAAAACAAAAACGATTTAAAATAGATACAAGCAAAATTATATTAGTTGGTTCAAGTGCTGGTGCAGAAGCCATTTTACATTTTGCCTACGCTTACAACAACACTATTTTAAATGATGACGTAAAAATTGCAGGTTTAGTATCTATGGCAGGTGCCTTAACTACCTTAAAAAACATTAATTCAAAAACTGCTATACCTACTCAATTATTTCACGGAACTAAAGATGAGCTAGTACCTTACAACATAGCTCCCCATCATTATTGTAAGACTACAGATGAAGGTTATTTGGAATTATTTGGCTCAAGAGCAATTGCAGATCATCTAAAAAAAATTGATAAATCGTACTATTTATATACTGTAAAAAATGGAGACCATAGTTGGAACTCCAGACCCATTTTTGAGGCAAAAGAACATATTTTAGACTTTTTATATTTTGATGTTTTACAGAACAAACAAAGAAAAACAGAAGTTAATACATCTATCTAA